One genomic segment of Hordeum vulgare subsp. vulgare chromosome 2H, MorexV3_pseudomolecules_assembly, whole genome shotgun sequence includes these proteins:
- the LOC123430858 gene encoding transcription factor MYB41-like — MGRSPCCCRDASVKKGPWTEEEDKTLVEYIQKRGGNVGRWRGLPKAAGLNRCGKSCRLRWTNYLRPDIKRGNFSDDEERLIITLHAGLGNKWSTIATHLEGRTDNEIKNYWNTHIRKKLMRMGVDPVTHQQLPPAEQSHDHLPEALLWAAAVASLGGLDTGALMQAQLLQQLLRTIGSNNSTTGLIANLAAANTMLNSSSSIVPNQMDYLQPDYLCNTPSFAEQHVVQQQQLTNDTSPGTSSFAAAEPADQLCNTAASYDVAPAGDWSPAQEFGGLLEPMMELPGLCSLEGDSFWEDILEESYRL, encoded by the exons ATGGGGAGATCGCCGTGCTGCTGCCGCGACGCGAGCGTGAAGAAAGGGCCGtggacggaggaggaggacaagacttTGGTGGAGTACATCCAGAAGCGCGGCGGGAACGTCGGccgctggcgcggcctgcccaaGGCCGCCGGGCTCAACCGCTGCGGCAAGAGCTGCCGCCTCCGGTGGACCAACTACCTCCGCCCCGACATCAAGCGCGGCAACTTCTCCGACGACGAGGAGCGCCTCATCATCACCCTCCACGCCGGCCTCGGCAACAA GTGGTCGACGATCGCAACACACCTGGAAGGCCGGACAGACAACGAGATCAAGAACTACTGGAACACGCACATCCGCAAGAAGCTCATGCGCATGGGCGTCGACCCCGTCACCCACCAGCAGCTGCCACCTGCTGAACAGAGCCACGACCACCTTCCCGAGGCGCTCCTCTGGGCGGCGGCGGTCGCCAGCCTGGGCGGCCTGGACACTGGCGCTCTCATGCAGGCGCAGCTTCTGCAGCAGCTCCTCCGGACAATCGGctccaacaacagcaccaccggcCTCATAGCCAACCTGGCTGCAGCAAACACAATGCTGAACTCAAGCAGCAGCATCGTTCCGAACCAGATGGACTACCTGCAGCCGGATTATCTCTGCAACACCCCCAGTTTTGCAGAGCAGCACgtggtgcagcagcagcagctgaccaatgatacgtctccgGGAACGAGCTCCTTTGCAGCAGCTGAACCGGCTGACCAGCTCTGCAACACTGCCGCATCATATGATGTTGCACCCGCCGGCGATTGGTCGCCGGCGCAGGAGTTCGGCGGCTTGctggagcccatgatggagctgcCCGGGCTGTGCTCTCTGGAGGGTGACTCTTTCTGGGAGGACATACTAGAGGAGAGCTACCGTTTGTAG